From the Panthera leo isolate Ple1 chromosome C1, P.leo_Ple1_pat1.1, whole genome shotgun sequence genome, one window contains:
- the FEV gene encoding protein FEV, which translates to MRQSGASQPLLINMYLPDPVGDGLFKDGKSPGWGPLSPAVQKGSGQIQLWQFLLELLADRANAGCIAWEGGHGEFKLTDPDEVARRWGERKSKPNMNYDKLSRALRYYYDKNIMSKVHGKRYAYRFDFQGLAQACQPPPAHAHAAAAAAAAAAAAQDGALYKLPAGLAPLPFPGLSKLNLMAASAGVAPAGFSYWPGPGPAATAAATAALYPSPGLQPPPGPFGAVAAASHLGGHYH; encoded by the exons ATGAGACAGAGCGGCGCCTCCCAGCCCCTGCTGATCAACATGTACCTGCCAG ATCCCGTCGGAGACGGTCTCTTCAAGGATGGGaagagcccggggtgggggcccCTGAGCCCGGCGGTACAGAAAG GCAGCGGGCAGATCCAGCTGTGGCAGTTTCTGCTGGAGCTACTGGCGGACCGCGCCAACGCCGGCTGCATCGCGTGGGAGGGTGGCCACGGCGAGTTCAAGCTCACGGACCCAGACGAAGTGGCTCGGCGCTGGGGCGAGCGCAAAAGCAAGCCCAACATGAACTACGACAAGCTGAGCCGCGCGCTGCGCTACTACTACGACAAGAACATCATGAGCAAGGTGCACGGCAAGCGCTACGCCTACCGCTTCGActtccagggcctggcccaggccTGCCAGCCGCCGCCCGCGCACGCCcacgccgccgccgcggccgccgccgccgccgccgccgcccaggACGGCGCGCTCTACAAGCTGCCAGCCGGCCTCGCCCCGCTGCCCTTCCCCGGCCTCTCCAAACTCAACCTCATGGCCGCCTCGGCCGGAGTCGCGCCCGCCGGCTTCTCCTACTGGCCCGGCCCGGgccccgccgccaccgccgccgccaccgccgcacTCTACCCCAGCCCCGGCTTGCAGCCCCCGCCCGGGCCCTTCGGCGCGGTGGCCGCCGCCTCGCACTTGGGGGGCCACTACCACTAG
- the CRYBA2 gene encoding beta-crystallin A2: MSSAPAPGPPPASLTLWDEEDFQGRRCRLLSDCANIAERGGLRRVRSVKVENGAWVAFEYPDFQGQQFILEKGDYPRWSAWSGSGGHHSDQLLSFRPVLCANHSDSRVTLFEGDNFQGCKFELSDDYPSLPSMGWASKDVGSLKVSSGAWVAYQYPGYRGYQYVLERDRHSGEFRNYSEFGTQAHTGLLQSIRRVQH; this comes from the exons ATGAGCAGCGCCCCCGCGCCGGGCCCGCCGCCCGCCAGCCTCACGCTCTGGGACGAGGAGGACTTCCAGGGTCGCCGCTGCAGGCTGCTGAGCGACTGCGCAAACATCGCCGAGCGCGGAGGCCTGCGCAGGGTGCGCTCCGTCAAGGTGGAAAATGGCGC TTGGGTGGCCTTTGAGTACCCTGACTTCCAGGGACAGCAGTTCATTCTGGAGAAGGGTGACTATCCTCGCTGGAGTGCCTGGAGTGGCAGTGGCGGCCACCACAGTGACCAGCTGCTCTCCTTCCGGCCAGTGCTCTGCGCA AATCACAGTGACAGCCGTGTGACCCTGTTTGAAGGAGATAACTTCCAGGGCTGCAAGTTTGAACTCAGTGATGACTAcccatccctgccctccatggGCTGGGCCAGCAAGGATGTGGGTTCTCTCAAAGTCAGCTCTGGAGC GTGGGTGGCCTACCAGTACCCAGGCTATCGAGGCTACCAGTATGTATTGGAGCGGGACCGGCACAGTGGGGAGTTCCGAAACTACAGTGAATTTGGCACACAGGCCCACACTGGGCTGCTGCAGTCCATTCGAAGAGTCCAGCACTAA